One segment of Streptomyces roseifaciens DNA contains the following:
- the dnaA gene encoding chromosomal replication initiator protein DnaA: MADLPADLAAVWPRVLDQLLGEGRDKRGQGVESKDEHWIKRCQPLALVADTALLAVPNEFAKGVLEGRLAPIVSETLSRECGRPIRIAITVDDSAGEPPAERPQAPQPPRYEEPAGRGGGQGRDAYESRDGYEGYDGGAYEGRESYGRQAPSDDLPSVRPAYPDYQQQRPEPGAWPRHSAPSGPPVAPPGDRGERGDRDRGDRNDYSWQQQRLGGFAEGERDPYASQHSAGSYEQQPYDQPGSYDQQGAYDQGSDYRSQPPERMPYEQQRRDLPESHPRGGERGERPVSGGAPGPLAAKPAPAPGPGEPTARLNPKYLFDTFVIGASNRFAHAAAVAVAEAPAKAYNPLFIYGESGLGKTHLLHAIGHYARSLYPGTRVRYVSSEEFTNEFINSIRDGKADAFRKRYRDMDILLVDDIQFLASKESTQEEFFHTFNTLHNANKQIVLSSDRPPKQLVTLEDRLRNRFEWGLITDVQPPELETRIAILRKKAVQEQLNAPPEVLEFIASRISRNIRELEGALIRVTAFASLNRQPVDLGLTEIVLKDLIPGGEDASPEITAPAIMAATADYFGHTVEDLCGASRSRVLVTARQIAMYLCRELTDLSLPKIGAQFGGRDHTTVMHADRKIRALMAERRSIYNQVTELTNRIKNG, from the coding sequence GTGGCTGACCTGCCTGCCGATCTTGCCGCAGTGTGGCCGCGCGTGCTCGACCAGCTCCTGGGAGAGGGCCGGGACAAGCGCGGCCAGGGCGTCGAGTCCAAGGACGAGCACTGGATCAAGCGGTGCCAGCCGCTGGCCCTCGTCGCGGACACCGCCCTGCTGGCCGTGCCCAACGAATTCGCCAAGGGCGTGCTGGAGGGCCGGCTGGCCCCGATCGTCAGCGAGACGCTCAGCCGCGAGTGCGGCCGCCCCATCCGGATCGCGATCACCGTCGACGACTCCGCGGGCGAGCCTCCGGCCGAGCGCCCCCAGGCCCCGCAGCCGCCCCGCTACGAGGAGCCCGCGGGCCGCGGCGGCGGCCAGGGCCGCGACGCCTACGAGAGCCGTGACGGCTACGAGGGCTACGACGGCGGCGCCTACGAAGGCCGCGAGAGCTACGGCCGCCAGGCGCCCTCCGACGACCTGCCGTCCGTGCGCCCCGCCTACCCGGACTACCAGCAGCAGCGCCCCGAGCCCGGCGCCTGGCCGCGCCACTCGGCCCCCTCCGGGCCCCCGGTGGCGCCTCCGGGCGACCGCGGGGAGCGCGGCGACCGTGACCGAGGCGACAGGAACGACTACAGCTGGCAGCAGCAGCGCCTCGGCGGCTTCGCCGAGGGCGAACGCGATCCGTACGCCTCGCAGCACTCCGCCGGCTCCTACGAGCAGCAGCCGTACGACCAGCCCGGCTCGTACGACCAGCAGGGCGCGTACGACCAGGGGTCCGACTACCGGTCGCAGCCGCCCGAGCGCATGCCGTACGAGCAGCAGCGCCGCGATCTGCCCGAGAGCCACCCGCGCGGCGGCGAGCGCGGCGAGCGGCCCGTATCCGGCGGCGCCCCCGGCCCGCTCGCGGCCAAGCCCGCGCCGGCGCCCGGCCCCGGCGAGCCGACCGCCCGGCTGAACCCCAAGTACCTCTTCGACACCTTCGTCATCGGGGCGTCCAACCGCTTCGCGCACGCCGCCGCGGTCGCGGTGGCCGAGGCGCCGGCGAAGGCGTACAACCCCCTCTTCATCTACGGCGAGTCGGGCCTGGGGAAGACCCACCTGCTGCACGCCATCGGGCACTACGCGCGCAGCCTCTACCCGGGCACGCGCGTGCGCTACGTGAGCTCCGAGGAGTTCACCAACGAGTTCATCAACTCCATCCGCGACGGCAAGGCGGACGCGTTCCGCAAGCGCTACCGCGACATGGACATCCTGCTGGTCGACGACATCCAGTTCCTGGCGAGCAAGGAGTCGACGCAGGAGGAGTTCTTCCACACCTTCAACACGCTCCACAACGCCAACAAGCAGATCGTGCTCTCCTCGGACCGGCCGCCCAAGCAGCTGGTGACCCTGGAGGACCGGCTGCGCAACCGCTTCGAGTGGGGCCTGATCACGGACGTCCAGCCGCCGGAGCTGGAGACCCGGATCGCGATCCTGCGCAAGAAGGCGGTGCAGGAGCAGCTCAACGCCCCGCCGGAGGTCCTGGAGTTCATCGCCTCCCGCATCTCGCGCAACATCCGCGAGCTGGAGGGCGCGCTGATCCGGGTGACGGCCTTCGCGAGCCTGAACCGCCAGCCGGTCGACCTGGGCCTGACCGAGATCGTCCTCAAGGACCTGATCCCGGGCGGCGAGGACGCCTCGCCGGAGATCACGGCGCCGGCCATCATGGCGGCCACGGCGGACTACTTCGGGCACACCGTCGAGGACCTGTGCGGGGCCTCGCGCAGCCGCGTGCTGGTGACGGCGCGCCAGATCGCGATGTACCTCTGCCGCGAGCTCACGGACCTGTCGCTGCCGAAGATCGGTGCACAGTTCGGCGGCCGCGACCACACGACGGTGATGCACGCGGACCGCAAGATCCGTGCGCTGATGGCCGAGCGGCGCTCCATCTACAACCAGGTGACCGAGCTGACGAACCGCATCAAGAACGGCTGA
- the gnd gene encoding phosphogluconate dehydrogenase (NAD(+)-dependent, decarboxylating) encodes MELGLVGLGKMGGNMRERIRRAGHTVIGYDRNPDLADVSSLKELVDSLQGPRVVWVMVPAGGPTQATIDELGELLSPGDVVVDGGNSRWTDDEKHAEELGAKGIGFVDCGVSGGVWGLENGYALMYGGDAANVARVQPVFDALKPEGDFGSVHAGKVGAGHFAKMVHNGIEYAMMQAYAEGWELLEKVDSVTDVREVFRSWQEGTVIRSWLLDLAVNALDQDEHLDKLRGFAADSGEGRWTVEAAIDNAVPLPAITASLFARFASRQDDSPQMKMIAALRNQFGGHAVESK; translated from the coding sequence ATGGAGCTCGGTCTCGTCGGTCTCGGCAAGATGGGCGGCAACATGCGCGAGCGCATCCGCCGCGCAGGCCACACCGTCATCGGATACGACCGCAACCCGGACCTCGCGGATGTCAGCAGCCTCAAGGAGCTGGTGGACTCCCTCCAGGGGCCGCGCGTCGTATGGGTCATGGTCCCGGCCGGCGGGCCGACGCAGGCCACCATCGACGAGCTCGGCGAGCTGCTCTCCCCGGGCGACGTCGTCGTCGACGGCGGCAACTCCCGCTGGACGGACGACGAGAAGCACGCCGAGGAGCTGGGCGCCAAGGGCATCGGCTTCGTCGACTGCGGCGTCTCCGGCGGCGTCTGGGGCCTGGAGAACGGCTACGCCCTGATGTACGGCGGCGACGCGGCGAACGTCGCCCGCGTCCAGCCGGTCTTCGACGCGCTCAAGCCCGAGGGCGACTTCGGCTCCGTGCACGCGGGCAAGGTCGGCGCCGGCCACTTCGCGAAGATGGTCCACAACGGCATCGAGTACGCCATGATGCAGGCCTACGCCGAGGGCTGGGAGCTGCTGGAGAAGGTCGACTCCGTCACCGACGTGCGCGAGGTCTTCCGCAGCTGGCAGGAGGGCACGGTCATCCGTTCCTGGCTGCTGGACCTGGCGGTCAACGCCCTCGACCAGGACGAGCACCTCGACAAGCTGCGCGGCTTCGCCGCCGACTCCGGCGAGGGCCGCTGGACGGTCGAGGCCGCGATCGACAACGCCGTGCCGCTGCCCGCGATCACCGCGTCGCTTTTCGCCCGCTTCGCGTCCCGCCAGGACGACTCCCCGCAGATGAAGATGATCGCCGCGCTGCGCAACCAGTTCGGTGGCCACGCGGTCGAGAGCAAGTAG
- the recF gene encoding DNA replication/repair protein RecF (All proteins in this family for which functions are known are DNA-binding proteins that assist the filamentation of RecA onto DNA for the initiation of recombination or recombinational repair.): protein MHVSHLSLADFRSYARVEVPLDPGVTAFVGPNGQGKTNLVEAIGYLATLGSHRVSSDAPLVRMGADRAVVRAAVVQGERQQLIELELNPGKANRARINRSSQVRPRDVLGIVRTVLFAPEDLALIKGDPGERRRFLDELITARSPRMAGVRSDYERVLKQRNTLLKSAAMARRHGGRGLDLSTLDIWDQHLARAGAELLARRLDLIDELRPLADKAYEQLAPGGGPVSFEYRGPAAIEGARSREELYEALLAALAEARKQEIERGVTLVGPHRDDLLLKLGRLPAKGYASHGESWSYALALRLASYELLRSEGNEPVLVLDDVFAELDARRRERLAELVAHGEQVLVTAAVDDDVPEVLTGARYAVSEGRVERV from the coding sequence ATGCATGTCTCGCATCTGTCGCTGGCCGACTTCCGCTCGTACGCCCGGGTCGAGGTCCCGCTCGACCCGGGCGTCACGGCGTTCGTGGGACCCAACGGCCAGGGCAAGACCAATCTCGTCGAGGCGATCGGCTATCTGGCCACCCTCGGCAGCCACCGGGTCTCCTCGGACGCCCCCCTGGTCCGGATGGGCGCCGACCGCGCCGTCGTGCGCGCCGCCGTCGTCCAGGGCGAGCGGCAGCAGCTGATAGAGCTGGAGCTCAACCCCGGCAAGGCCAACCGCGCCCGGATCAACCGGTCCTCCCAGGTCAGGCCGCGTGACGTGCTCGGCATCGTGCGGACGGTGCTGTTCGCCCCGGAGGACCTGGCCCTGATCAAGGGGGACCCCGGCGAGCGCCGCCGCTTCCTGGACGAGCTGATCACCGCGCGCTCCCCGCGCATGGCGGGCGTCCGCTCCGACTACGAGCGGGTCCTCAAGCAGCGCAACACCCTCCTCAAGAGCGCGGCGATGGCCCGCCGCCACGGCGGCCGCGGCCTCGACCTGTCCACGCTCGACATCTGGGACCAGCACCTGGCCCGCGCCGGCGCCGAGCTGCTGGCCCGGCGCCTCGACCTGATCGACGAGCTGCGGCCGCTGGCCGACAAGGCCTACGAGCAGCTGGCCCCCGGCGGCGGCCCGGTGTCCTTCGAGTACCGCGGGCCGGCCGCGATCGAGGGCGCGCGCAGCCGCGAGGAGCTCTACGAGGCGCTGCTGGCGGCGCTCGCCGAAGCCCGCAAGCAGGAGATCGAGCGCGGCGTGACGCTGGTCGGCCCGCACCGGGACGACCTCCTCCTCAAGCTCGGCCGGCTGCCCGCCAAGGGGTACGCGAGCCACGGCGAGTCCTGGTCGTACGCGCTGGCGCTGCGCCTGGCCTCGTACGAGCTGCTGCGCTCCGAGGGCAACGAGCCGGTGCTCGTCCTGGACGACGTCTTCGCGGAGCTGGACGCCCGGCGCCGCGAGCGGCTGGCGGAGCTGGTGGCCCACGGCGAGCAGGTCCTGGTGACCGCCGCGGTGGACGACGACGTTCCGGAGGTCCTCACCGGGGCCCGGTACGCGGTCTCGGAAGGCAGGGTCGAGCGCGTATGA
- a CDS encoding DUF721 domain-containing protein — protein MSTPSEQPKPPEPSGVDLARVALRAAKEQAKARGAAAQQKKHVRRGGVLRSGARADGRDPLPLGAAINRLITERGWEKPAAVGGVMGRWPQIVGDALALHCMPQNFDEDSHVLTVQCDSTAWATQLRLLAPQLVARLNDDLGHGTVRTIKVLGPGGPSRRYGSLRAPGSTGPGDTYG, from the coding sequence ATGAGTACGCCCTCCGAGCAGCCGAAGCCGCCCGAGCCGTCCGGCGTGGACCTGGCGCGGGTCGCGCTGCGCGCCGCCAAGGAGCAGGCGAAGGCGCGGGGTGCCGCGGCCCAGCAGAAGAAGCACGTCCGCCGCGGCGGGGTACTGCGCTCCGGCGCGCGCGCCGACGGCCGCGACCCGCTGCCGCTGGGCGCCGCCATCAACAGGCTGATCACCGAGCGGGGCTGGGAGAAGCCCGCGGCGGTGGGCGGGGTGATGGGCCGCTGGCCGCAGATCGTGGGCGATGCGCTGGCCCTGCACTGCATGCCGCAGAACTTCGACGAGGACTCCCACGTCCTGACGGTGCAGTGCGACTCGACGGCGTGGGCGACGCAGCTGCGCCTGCTGGCCCCCCAGCTGGTGGCCCGGCTCAACGACGACCTCGGCCACGGCACCGTGCGGACGATCAAGGTGCTGGGCCCGGGCGGCCCGAGCCGCCGCTACGGTTCGCTGCGCGCTCCCGGCAGCACGGGTCCGGGCGACACGTACGGCTGA
- the gyrB gene encoding DNA topoisomerase (ATP-hydrolyzing) subunit B — MLCQKGRFVADSGNPNENTTPSTDGAAETAPAGGAPASYDASAITVLEGLDAVRKRPGMYIGSTGERGLHHLVYEVVDNSVDEALAGHADTIDVTILSDGGVRVVDNGRGIPVGIVPSEGKPAVEVVLTVLHAGGKFGGGGYAVSGGLHGVGVSVVNALSTRVAVEVKTDGFRWTQDYKLGVPTAPLQQNEATDEHGTSVTFWADGDIFETTEYSFETLSRRFQEMAFLNKGLTISLTDERPAHVDEEGKPLNVRYHYEGGISDFVRYLNSRKGEVIHPSVIDFEAEDKERMLSLEVAMQWNSQYTEGVYSFANTIHTHEGGTHEEGFRAALTGLINRYARDKKLLREKDDNLTGDDIREGLTAIISVKLGEPQFEGQTKTKLGNTEAKTFVQKVVHEQLTDWLDRNPNEAADIIRKSIQAATARVAARKARDLTRRKGLLETASLPGKLSDCQSNDPTKCEIFIVEGDSAGGSAKSGRNPQYQAILPIRGKILNVEKARIDKILQNQEIQALISAFGTGVHEDFDIAKLRYHKIILMADADVDGQHINTLLLTFLFRFMRPLVEAGHVYLSRPPLYKIKWGRDDFEYAYSDRERDALIQLGRENGKRIKDDSVQRFKGLGEMNAEELRVTTMDVDHRVLGQVTLDDAAQADDLFSVLMGEDVEARRSFIQRNAKDVRFLDI, encoded by the coding sequence GTGCTGTGCCAGAAAGGGCGCTTCGTGGCCGATTCCGGCAACCCCAACGAGAACACCACCCCTTCCACGGACGGCGCGGCCGAGACCGCACCCGCGGGGGGTGCACCCGCGTCCTACGACGCCAGCGCGATCACCGTCCTGGAGGGTCTGGACGCCGTCCGCAAGCGGCCCGGCATGTACATCGGCTCGACCGGTGAGCGCGGCCTGCACCACCTCGTGTACGAGGTCGTGGACAACTCCGTCGACGAGGCCCTCGCGGGCCACGCGGACACCATCGACGTGACGATCCTTTCCGACGGCGGCGTGCGCGTCGTGGACAACGGCCGTGGCATCCCGGTCGGCATCGTGCCCTCCGAGGGCAAGCCCGCCGTCGAGGTCGTCCTGACCGTCCTGCACGCGGGCGGCAAGTTCGGCGGCGGCGGCTACGCGGTCTCCGGTGGTCTGCACGGTGTCGGCGTCTCGGTCGTCAACGCGCTGTCGACGCGCGTCGCGGTCGAGGTGAAGACCGACGGCTTCCGCTGGACCCAGGACTACAAGCTCGGCGTCCCGACCGCCCCGCTGCAGCAGAACGAGGCGACCGACGAGCACGGCACCTCGGTCACCTTCTGGGCCGACGGCGACATCTTCGAGACCACCGAGTACTCCTTCGAGACGCTCTCGCGGCGCTTCCAGGAGATGGCGTTCCTCAACAAGGGCCTCACCATCTCGCTGACGGACGAGCGCCCGGCCCACGTGGACGAGGAGGGCAAGCCCCTCAACGTCCGCTACCACTACGAGGGCGGCATCTCCGACTTCGTCCGCTACCTCAACTCGCGCAAGGGCGAGGTCATTCACCCGTCGGTGATCGACTTCGAGGCCGAGGACAAGGAGCGGATGCTCTCCCTCGAGGTCGCGATGCAGTGGAACTCCCAGTACACCGAGGGTGTCTACAGCTTCGCCAACACCATCCACACCCATGAGGGCGGTACGCACGAGGAGGGCTTCCGCGCGGCGCTCACCGGTCTGATCAACCGCTACGCGCGCGACAAGAAGCTGCTCCGCGAGAAGGACGACAACCTCACGGGCGACGACATCCGCGAGGGTCTGACGGCGATCATCTCCGTCAAGCTGGGCGAGCCGCAGTTCGAGGGCCAGACCAAGACCAAGCTGGGCAACACCGAGGCCAAGACCTTCGTGCAGAAGGTCGTCCACGAGCAGCTGACGGACTGGCTGGACCGCAATCCGAACGAGGCCGCGGACATCATCCGCAAGTCCATCCAGGCGGCCACCGCCCGCGTGGCGGCCCGCAAGGCGCGCGACCTCACCCGTCGCAAGGGCCTGCTGGAGACGGCGTCGCTGCCGGGCAAGCTGTCCGACTGCCAGTCGAACGACCCGACCAAGTGCGAGATCTTCATCGTCGAGGGTGACTCCGCCGGCGGCTCGGCCAAGTCCGGCCGGAACCCGCAGTACCAGGCGATCCTCCCGATCCGCGGCAAGATCCTCAACGTGGAGAAGGCGCGGATCGACAAGATCCTGCAGAACCAGGAGATCCAGGCGCTGATCTCCGCCTTCGGCACCGGTGTGCACGAGGACTTCGACATCGCGAAGCTCCGCTACCACAAGATCATCCTGATGGCGGACGCCGACGTCGACGGTCAGCACATCAACACCCTGCTGCTCACCTTCCTCTTCCGCTTTATGCGTCCGCTGGTCGAGGCCGGGCACGTCTACCTCTCCCGTCCCCCGCTCTACAAGATCAAGTGGGGCCGGGACGACTTCGAGTACGCCTACTCCGACCGTGAGCGCGACGCCCTGATCCAGCTCGGCCGTGAGAACGGCAAGCGGATCAAGGACGACTCGGTCCAGCGCTTCAAGGGTCTCGGCGAGATGAACGCCGAGGAGCTCCGCGTGACCACCATGGACGTCGACCACCGCGTCCTCGGCCAGGTCACCCTGGACGACGCCGCGCAGGCGGACGACCTGTTCTCGGTGCTCATGGGCGAGGACGTCGAGGCCCGGCGCTCGTTCATCCAGCGCAACGCCAAGGACGTCCGCTTCCTCGACATCTGA
- the gyrA gene encoding DNA gyrase subunit A — protein sequence MADETPETPTAPVPEVTPEGAPAPLEGVGMRVEPVGLETEMQRSYLDYAMSVIVSRALPDVRDGLKPVHRRVLYAMYDGGYRPEKGFYKCARVVGDVMGSYHPHGDTSIYDALVRLAQPWAMRMPLVDSNGNFGSPGNDPAAAMRYTECKMAPLAMEMVRDIDEETVDFQDNYDGRNQEPTVLPSRIPNLLVNGSAGIAVGMATNIPPHNLREVAEGAQWYLANPEASTEELLDALVERIKGPDFPTGALVVGRKGIEEAYRTGRGSITMRAVVEVEEIQGRQCLVVTELPYQVNPDNLAQKIADLVKDGRIGGIADVRDETSSRTGQRLVIVLKRDAVAKVVLNNLYKHTDLQTNFGANMLALVDGVPRTLSLDAFIRNWVTHQVEVIVRRTRFRLRKAEERAHILRGLLKALDAIDEVIALIRRSQTVDIAREGLMGLLEIDEIQANAILEMQLRRLAALERQKIVAEHDELQAKITEYNAILASPERQRQIISEELTAIVEKFGEDRRSALVPFDGDMSIEDLIAEEDIVVTISRGGYVKRTKTDDYRSQKRGGKGVRGTKLKEDDIVDHFFVSTTHHWLLFFTNKGRVYRAKAYELPDAGRDARGQHVANLLAFQPDEKIAQILAVRDYDVAPYLVLATKSGLVKKTPLKDYDSPRSGGVIAINLRETDSGAEDELIGAELVSAADDLLLISKKAQSIRFTATDEALRPMGRATSGVKGMSFREGDELLSMSVVRPGTFVFTATDGGYAKRSNVDEYRVQGRGGLGIKAAKIVEDRGSLVGALVVEETDEILAITLGGGVIRTRVSEVRETGRDTMGVQLINLGKRDAVVGIARNAEAGREAEEVDELADAVEGDGAEGAEGASAPAGNIEE from the coding sequence ATGGCCGACGAGACCCCTGAGACCCCCACCGCTCCCGTGCCCGAGGTGACCCCCGAGGGCGCGCCCGCCCCGCTGGAGGGCGTGGGCATGCGCGTCGAGCCCGTCGGGCTCGAGACGGAGATGCAGCGCTCCTACCTCGACTACGCGATGAGCGTCATCGTCTCGCGTGCGCTGCCCGACGTGCGCGACGGCCTCAAGCCGGTGCACCGCCGCGTGCTCTACGCGATGTACGACGGCGGCTACCGGCCCGAGAAGGGCTTCTACAAGTGCGCCCGCGTCGTCGGTGACGTCATGGGTTCGTACCACCCGCACGGCGACACCTCCATCTACGACGCGCTCGTCCGCCTCGCCCAGCCCTGGGCCATGCGGATGCCGCTGGTGGACTCCAACGGCAACTTCGGCTCCCCGGGCAACGACCCGGCCGCCGCCATGCGGTACACCGAGTGCAAGATGGCGCCGCTGGCCATGGAGATGGTCCGGGACATCGACGAGGAGACCGTCGACTTCCAGGACAACTACGACGGCCGCAACCAGGAGCCGACGGTCCTGCCGTCGCGCATCCCCAACCTGCTGGTGAACGGTTCCGCCGGCATCGCGGTCGGCATGGCCACCAACATCCCGCCGCACAACCTGCGCGAGGTGGCCGAGGGTGCCCAGTGGTACCTGGCCAACCCGGAGGCCTCGACCGAGGAGCTGCTGGACGCGCTCGTCGAGCGCATCAAGGGCCCCGACTTCCCGACCGGCGCCCTCGTGGTGGGCCGCAAGGGCATCGAGGAGGCCTACCGCACCGGCCGTGGCTCGATCACGATGCGCGCGGTGGTCGAGGTCGAGGAGATCCAGGGCCGCCAGTGCCTGGTGGTCACCGAGCTGCCCTACCAGGTCAACCCGGACAACCTCGCGCAGAAGATCGCCGACCTGGTGAAGGACGGCCGGATCGGCGGCATCGCCGACGTCCGCGACGAGACCTCCTCCCGCACGGGCCAGCGCCTGGTGATCGTCCTCAAGCGGGACGCGGTCGCCAAGGTCGTGCTGAACAACCTCTACAAGCACACCGACCTGCAGACGAACTTCGGCGCCAACATGCTGGCGCTGGTGGACGGCGTGCCGCGCACCCTCTCCCTGGACGCGTTCATCCGCAACTGGGTGACGCACCAGGTCGAGGTCATCGTCCGGCGCACCCGCTTCCGGCTGCGCAAGGCCGAGGAGCGCGCCCACATCCTGCGCGGTCTGCTCAAGGCCCTGGACGCCATCGACGAGGTCATCGCGCTCATCCGGCGCAGCCAGACCGTCGACATCGCCCGCGAGGGCCTGATGGGCCTGCTGGAGATCGACGAGATCCAGGCCAACGCGATCCTGGAGATGCAGCTGCGCCGGCTGGCCGCCCTGGAGCGCCAGAAGATCGTGGCGGAGCACGACGAGCTCCAGGCGAAGATCACCGAGTACAACGCGATCCTCGCCTCGCCCGAGCGTCAGCGCCAGATCATCAGCGAGGAACTCACGGCGATCGTCGAGAAGTTCGGTGAGGACCGGCGCTCGGCGCTGGTGCCCTTCGACGGTGACATGTCCATCGAGGACCTGATCGCCGAGGAGGACATCGTCGTCACGATCAGCCGTGGCGGCTACGTGAAGCGCACCAAGACCGACGACTACCGCTCGCAGAAGCGCGGCGGCAAGGGCGTGCGGGGCACGAAGCTCAAGGAAGACGACATCGTCGACCACTTCTTCGTCTCCACCACCCACCACTGGCTGCTGTTCTTCACGAACAAGGGCCGGGTCTACCGCGCCAAGGCCTACGAGCTGCCGGACGCCGGCCGTGACGCCCGCGGCCAGCACGTGGCCAACCTGCTGGCCTTCCAGCCGGACGAGAAGATCGCCCAGATCCTCGCCGTCCGTGACTACGACGTCGCGCCGTACCTGGTGCTCGCCACCAAGTCGGGCCTGGTGAAGAAGACCCCGCTCAAGGACTACGACTCCCCGCGGTCCGGCGGCGTCATCGCCATCAACCTGCGCGAGACGGACAGCGGCGCCGAGGACGAGCTGATCGGTGCCGAGCTGGTCTCCGCCGCGGACGACCTGCTGCTGATCAGCAAGAAGGCCCAGTCGATCCGCTTCACCGCTACGGATGAAGCGCTCCGTCCGATGGGCCGGGCCACCTCCGGCGTCAAGGGCATGAGCTTCCGCGAAGGCGACGAGCTGCTCTCCATGAGCGTCGTGCGCCCGGGGACGTTCGTCTTCACCGCCACCGACGGCGGCTACGCGAAGCGGTCGAACGTGGACGAGTACCGCGTCCAGGGCCGCGGCGGCCTCGGTATCAAGGCGGCCAAGATCGTGGAGGATCGTGGCTCGCTGGTCGGTGCGCTGGTGGTCGAGGAGACCGACGAGATCCTTGCCATTACGCTCGGCGGCGGCGTGATCCGTACACGGGTCAGCGAGGTCAGGGAGACGGGCCGTGACACCATGGGCGTCCAGCTGATCAACTTGGGCAAGCGCGATGCCGTTGTGGGCATCGCACGGAACGCCGAAGCCGGTCGCGAGGCTGAAGAGGTCGATGAGCTGGCCGATGCAGTCGAGGGCGACGGAGCTGAGGGTGCCGAGGGCGCATCCGCCCCGGCAGGGAACATCGAGGAGTAA
- the rpmH gene encoding 50S ribosomal protein L34: MSKRTFQPNNRRRAKTHGFRLRMRTRAGRAILASRRGKGRARLSA; this comes from the coding sequence GTGAGCAAGCGCACCTTCCAGCCGAACAACCGCCGCCGCGCGAAGACCCACGGCTTCCGCCTGCGCATGCGCACCCGTGCCGGCCGCGCGATTCTCGCGTCCCGCCGTGGCAAGGGTCGCGCCCGTCTGTCGGCCTGA
- the dnaN gene encoding DNA polymerase III subunit beta, translated as MKIRVERDVLAEAVAWAARSLPARPPVPVLAGLLLKAEEGSLSLSGFDYEVSARVSVDADVEEDGTVLVSGRLLADICRALPNRPVEISTDGVRVTVVCGSSRFTLHTLPVEEYPALPQMPTATGTVPAEVFAAAAAQVAIAAGRDDTLPVLTGVRVEIEGDTVTLASTDRYRFAVREFMWKPETPDISAVALVPAKTLLDTAKSLSGGDSVSIALAGSGKGEGLIGFEGAGRRTTTRLLEGDLPKYRTLFPTEFNSVAVIETAPFVEAVKRVALVAERNTPVRLSFEQGVLILEAGSSDDAQAVERVDAALDGDDISIAFNPGFLLEGLSAIDSPVAQLSFTTSTKPALLSGKPALDAEADDAYKYLIMPVRLSG; from the coding sequence GTGAAGATCCGGGTGGAGCGCGATGTACTCGCGGAGGCAGTGGCCTGGGCGGCCCGCAGCCTCCCGGCCCGTCCGCCGGTGCCCGTCCTCGCGGGCCTTCTCCTGAAGGCCGAGGAGGGCTCCCTCAGCCTCTCCGGCTTCGACTACGAGGTCTCGGCCCGCGTCTCGGTCGACGCCGATGTGGAGGAGGACGGCACCGTCCTCGTCTCCGGCCGCCTCCTCGCCGACATCTGCCGCGCGCTTCCCAACAGGCCTGTGGAAATCTCCACCGACGGCGTGCGCGTCACCGTGGTCTGCGGCTCCTCGCGATTCACACTCCACACCCTGCCTGTGGAGGAGTACCCGGCCCTGCCCCAGATGCCCACGGCCACGGGCACCGTCCCGGCCGAGGTCTTCGCCGCCGCTGCCGCCCAGGTCGCCATCGCCGCCGGCCGTGACGACACCCTGCCGGTGCTCACCGGTGTCCGCGTCGAGATCGAGGGCGACACCGTCACCCTGGCCTCCACCGACCGCTACCGCTTCGCGGTCCGCGAGTTCATGTGGAAGCCCGAGACGCCGGACATCTCCGCCGTCGCCCTGGTGCCCGCCAAGACCCTGCTGGACACCGCCAAGTCCCTCAGCGGCGGCGACTCCGTCTCGATCGCCCTGGCCGGCTCCGGCAAGGGCGAGGGCCTGATCGGCTTCGAGGGCGCCGGCCGCCGCACCACCACGCGCCTGCTCGAGGGCGACCTGCCGAAGTACCGCACGCTCTTCCCGACCGAGTTCAACTCCGTCGCCGTGATCGAGACCGCCCCGTTCGTCGAGGCCGTCAAGCGCGTCGCGCTGGTCGCCGAGCGCAACACCCCGGTGCGGCTGAGCTTCGAGCAGGGCGTGCTGATCCTGGAGGCCGGCTCCAGCGACGATGCACAGGCTGTGGAGCGGGTCGACGCCGCGCTCGACGGTGACGACATCTCGATCGCGTTCAACCCCGGCTTCCTGCTGGAGGGTCTGTCGGCGATCGACTCCCCGGTCGCCCAGCTGTCCTTCACGACGTCGACGAAGCCGGCGCTGCTGAGCGGCAAGCCCGCGCTCGACGCCGAGGCGGACGACGCGTACAAGTACCTGATCATGCCGGTGCGGCTCTCGGGCTGA